The following are encoded in a window of Mustela nigripes isolate SB6536 chromosome 1, MUSNIG.SB6536, whole genome shotgun sequence genomic DNA:
- the AP5B1 gene encoding AP-5 complex subunit beta-1, with amino-acid sequence MGPPSRETWAQRLGAFRASPSAFMAGPEGEDLGRDLLIELRSEKLSEQTKVSLLALSLEYPAQLWPDAAAAEAAATSLLDTLVLLPPRPSALRRPLLLAATTVLAAGDALGPTSGASRRLLPLLLGLASGRDLGRGFGPASEQRPLQATACECLRELESCKPGLLGDCLGLLRRLLGQEGPVQPLSLLLALALRNALVIRAKAKAGLQGLLVAGDAPTPGGPWNWALAEEGGAHPQPQAPSWPAAEDEECGLKVLEPSPEEARELRAAVAQLLDSSYLLTPVAQAQLLWLLGWALRGLRGQPPVLFKPQLVRLLGTAQLALLHAVLALKAAFGEALFTAQDEALLLRRLTLAAQHPALPLPAHLFYLHCLLSFPENCPLGPAGEEAAPLLLGPRLGRSLLPSLLHDPMALLARLHLLCLLCAEDEEEEKGQGWSPQRYLGELLAGLRQRAALDGGPRALAALCFQASYLVDRCLATQPLVLTPLTHGLAELYRARPALAPHFVDLLDRVGPELGEPLRAVLRQEVVSRAGRDEALRWHLKILAKVADGNAPSATLGFLRAAAAHCTDWGLQQALLRVCRTLMQAGVREGLADLLQALARQLEDPDGRDHARLYYILLAHLAGPKLGVALGPSLAAPALTSSLVAENQGFAAVLMVQEAPAPIRLSVGPRRAAGPGPVLQLQVEVLEPVFSLELRFRVQGQLYAPLDAVHVPCLRPGRPCSPLLLPLQPRLPAPTQLSVRALYATPAGLTCHAHLPPVPVNFEDLFLPFPQAPDDGDKQGFFEELWDSCLPKGAESRLWCPLGPQGLEALVSRHLEPFVVVAQPPTSYHVAIRLPPDSRLLLRLEAAQAGGVPVALRTDHWAVLPLAGDYLRGLSAAG; translated from the exons ATGGGACCCCCGAGCCGGGAAACCTGGGCCCAGCGCCTGGGCGCCTTCCGGGCCAGCCCGTCCGCCTTCATGGCCGGTCCCGAGGGTGAGGATCTGGGTCGTGACCTGTTGATCGAACTGAGAAGTGAGAAGCTGAGCGAACAGACCAAG GTTTCCTTGCTGGCTCTGAGCTTGGAGTACCCAGCCCAGCTGTGGCCGGACGCCGCTGCAGCCGAGGCAGCGGCCACCTCGTTGTTGGACACCCTGGTCCTTCTGCCCCCACGGCCCTCAGCCCTGCGGCGGCCCCTGCTGCTGGCGGCCACCACAGTCCTGGCGGCCGGAGACGCGCTGGGCCCCACCTCGGGAGCCTCCCGCCGGCTCCTGCCACTACTTCTTGGCTTGGCTTCGGGCCGCGATCTGGGGCGAGGCTTTGGCCCCGCCTCGGAGCAGCGCCCCCTGCAGGCCACGGCGTGTGAGTGCCTGCGGGAGCTGGAGAGCTGCAAGCCTGGGCTGCTGGGGGACTGCCTGGGGCTGCTGCGGCGCCTGCTGGGGCAGGAAGGCCCGGTCCAGCCGCTCAGCCTGCTGCTGGCACTCGCTCTGCGCAACGCCTTGGTGATACGGGCCAAGGCCAAGGCCGGACTGCAGGGCCTGCTCGTGGCCGGAGATGCGCCCACCCCAGGTGGTCCCTGGAACTGGGCACTAGCTGAGGAGGGGGGTGCCCACCCGCAGCCCCAGGCACCCAGCTGGCCGGCAGCCGAGGACGAGGAGTGTGGCCTTAAAGTGCTGGAGCCCAGTCCTGAGGAGGCCCGGGAGCTGCGGGCTGCTGTGGCCCAGCTTCTGGACTCCTCCTACCTACTCACTCCTGTGGCTCAGGCCCAGCTTCTGTGGCTTCTGGGCTGGGCTCTGCGGGGTCTCCGGGGACAGCCGCCAGTGCTCTTCAAGCCACAGTTGGTACGGCTGCTGGGCACGGCCCAGCTGGCACTCCTGCATGCGGTGCTGGCACTCAAGGCGGCCTTTGGCGAAGCCCTGTTCACAGCCCAGGATGAGGCCTTGCTGCTCCGCAGGCTCACCTTGGCCGCCCAGCACCCCGCCCTGCCCCTACCCGCCCACCTCTTTTACCTGCACTGTCTGCTGAGCTTCCCTGAGAACTGCCCTCTAGGCCCTGCTGGGGAGGAGGCCGCCCCCCTGCTGCTGGGGCCTCGGCTGGGCCGCAGCCTCCTGCCCAGTCTCCTCCATGACCCGATGGCTCTCCTGGCCCGCCTGCACCTGCTGTGCCTGCTCTGTGCCgaagatgaagaagaggagaaaggccaGGGCTGGAGCCCCCAGCGTTACCTAGGGGAGCTGCTGGCTGGCCTGCGCCAGAGGGCAGCCTTGGATGGGGGCCCCCGGGCCTTGGCTGCTCTCTGCTTCCAGGCCTCCTACCTGGTCGATCGCTGCCTAGCCACGCAACCTCTGGTGCTGACGCCCTTGACCCACGGGCTGGCCGAGCTATACCGAGCCCGGCCTGCGCTGGCTCCCCATTTTGTGGATCTCTTGGATAGGGTGGGCCCCGAGCTAGGGGAGCCCCTGAGAGCGGTGCTGCGGCAGGAGGTGGTGTCCAGAGCCGGCAGAGACGAGGCCCTTCGTTGGCACCTGAAGATACTGGCGAAAGTGGCCGACGGGAATGCTCCAAGTGCCACCCTAGGCTTCCTGCGAGCTGCGGCGGCCCACTGCACAGACTGGGGCCTCCAGCAGGCTCTGCTGCGGGTCTGCCGGACCTTGATGCAGGCGGGTGTCCGGGAAGGCCTGGCCGACTTGCTGCAGGCACTGGCCAGGCAGCTGGAGGACCCTGATGGACGGGACCATGCCCGGCTCTACTACATCCTCCTGGCCCACCTGGCGGGGCCTAAGCTAGGGGTGGCCCTGGGCCCCTCTCTGGCCGCACCGGCACTGACCTCCTCGCTGGTGGCCGAGAACCAGGGCTTTGCCGCCGTGCTGATGGTGCAGGAGGCCCCGGCCCCGATTCGGCTAAGTGTGGGGCCCCGCAGAGCAGCGGGCCCGGGCCCGGTGCTGCAGCTCCAGGTGGAGGTGCTGGAGCCCGTGTTCTCTCTCGAGCTGCGCTTCCGCGTGCAAGGCCAGCTGTACGCGCCGCTGGACGCGGTCCACGTGCCCTGCCTGCGCCCGGGCCGCCCCTGCAGCCCTCTGCTCCTGCCGCTGCAGCCCCGGCTCCCGGCTCCCACGCAGCTGAGCGTGCGCGCCCTGTACGCCACCCCCGCCGGCCTCACGTGCCACGCCCACCTGCCGCCCGTGCCCGTGAACTTCGAGGACCTTTTCCTGCCTTTCCCCCAGGCCCCCGACGACGGGGACAAGCAGGGCTTCTTTGAGGAGCTCTGGGACTCCTGCCTGCCAAAGGGCGCCGAGAGTCGCCTCTGGTGCCCTCTTGGGCCGCAGGGGCTGGAGGCCTTGGTGTCCCGCCACCTGGAGCCCTTTGTGGTGGTGGCCCAGCCCCCCACCAGCTACCATGTGGCCATCCGCCTGCCCCCAGACTCGAGGCTGCTGCTGCGACTGGAGGCGGCCCAGGCCGGCGGAGTGCCTGTGGCCCTGCGCACGGACCACTGGGCTGTGCTGCCTCTGGCCGGGGACTACCTCCGTGGGCTCTCAGCCGCTGGCTGA